A segment of the Candidatus Andeanibacterium colombiense genome:
CGTTCAGGCCACCAGATAGGGTGAGGCCTGACAGCGCTCCGACGCTTCCCGCCGCGCCGAAGTCATAACTCATCCAGAGTTTGTAGAGATGCTTCGGCTGGATCGACAGGAACGGGGTACCCGGGACAACTCCAGAGCTTTTCTGCTCGTTTTCGCTATAGACATAGCTCGCCGATATTTGCCATCCGCGATGCAGTTCACCGGTCACTTCGAAATCGATGCCTTTGCTAACACTGGAATCGGGCGACACGACGTAGCAGCAGAACACGCCGGGACCCTCTTCTATAGAGTCCGGATTATCGGGATCAACTATTCCGAAGCCGTCTTGCTGGATTCGATAAGCAGCGACGGAAAGGTTGAGCCTGCCATCCGCGGCTGCCCATTTCAGGCCCGCTTCCCAGTTCGATCCGGTGATCGGCGGCAGGGGATTTTTATCGACACTGACCTGATAGGCTTGGCTTCGATAAATATCGGTATATCCGACATAGGCGGTCAGCGAACGCGTGATGTCGAACGACACATTGACCGGCGGCGGCCAACTGAAATCATTTTTGGCATACTGCGTTGCAGTCACCAGATAAGAGTCGCCGATCGCCTTACCAGCGCAATAGGACGTGGTGATCGTGCAGAGTTGATCGCCCTCGTTCTTATACGCAAAGCGACTCCATCGCAGGCCGGTGGTCAAGTGCAGCCGGTCGAAGGCAGTGAGCCGCAAGTTTAAGTAAGCACCCCACTGGAGCTGGTCGAGCACGGGCTGGCTTGAGGAGGGCAAAGTACCGCGCGGTTCGGTATAGAGCGGATCGGTCGAATCGAAATCGAAGACGTCGATCGGCGGGCGCCTGCCGTTCGGCGAGCCTGTATAGAATAAGGGGCCGCCGGGATAAGGCTGGTACGGCGCCGCCAACGTGCCCGCCACGAGGCTGGCATAATTTATCCGCCCGCCACTGTCGCTATCGACCCGGCTGGCGCCGACGGTCACTTCCTGCCTTTGGCCGAACAGGATGAAAGCACCGCTCAGCACCGCTTCGGTCGAGAGCTGCTTGCTTGCCTGATCGTTGTAGGTTCCAATGAGCATCGGCCCTACGGCATTGTTCGGATTGACCGCGCCGGAACTGTAGCCAATCTTTTGGGTGCTGTTCTGACGGTTCTGGGTAATGTTGACCTTCAGGTTCCATTCCGAGCCGATTTTCTGTTCCAGCCCGGCGAAGAGCTCAAGCGTGTCGAAATCCCAGCGGTTCCAAGGAAATACGAAAGAGGTCGAACGCGGCAATTTGAGATCGTCACCATTGAGATAGCGCGGCAGTCCGCCCGACCAAGGTATGCTGTCCTGCTTGGTGTAGTTTATCCCAACGGTGATGAGGGTAGTCGGCGTCGCGTCGAACTCGGCGATGCCATAGATCAGGTTCTTGTTGTCCTTCGCCGTGTCGTAGAAATAGTGATTGTCCTGGTAGGTCATCACCAACCGCCCGCGCAGTTTGCCGTCGAGCGCGAGCGGCGAAGTCGCATCGGCAACCACGCGGTAGTTGCTCCAGCTTCCCGCCTGCGCCTCAACCGAATATTGCGCGTGATCGAGCGGCTTCTTGCGCACCAGGTTTACCGTACCCGACGGATCGCCGTAGCCGCTCATCAGGCCATCCGCGCCGCGCAGCAATTCGACATGGTCGTATACCGACATGTCGATCTGCGGATAGAAACCATAGCCCAGTGACAATGGCGCACCGCCATCGACCTGGAGGTTGGAGATCGCGAAGCCGCGCGAATAAAAGTCGGTTTCTAGGCTGGTAGTCCCCTGCACCAGCGTAATTCCCGGCAGTTGCTTCATCGCCGTGGTGAAATCGGTCACATTCTGTTGCTCGAGTCGCGCGCTCGTCAGCACGCTCACCGACTGCGGCACGTCCCTGAGCGCCTGCGGAACCTTGCTCCCGATTGTCAGTGCTCCCGAGGTGAAACTCCCCGTCCCCTCGGTCGCGGTAATATCCCGCGAGCCGTTGGTCCCATTCACTCCGGCCGCCTGCCCCGCGCCGCCGAAATAGGGCGAGCCGTTACCCTGCACGCCCTCAACCGAGACCACCCCCGTAACCACTTCCCCGTCCGCGCCGTTTCCCACCGGCACCTTGACCAGCGTGACCACGCCCGGCCCCGTGAAGCGATAGGTGAAGCCGGTGCCGACGGTCAGGCGGGCGAGCGCCTGTTCCACCGTCATCCGTCCCTTCACCGCCGGCGCATTGGTTGCGAGCGGAGCGTCGTCAGCATAGACCACCTGCAGCCCGGTCTGGGTCGAAAGCGTCGCCATCGAGCGGGCGAGCGTCTGGGCGGGGATGTCGAGGTTGAAGCTCTTCTCCGCAACCTCGGTCTGCGCGTGGGCGGCGTTGGCGAGCAGCGCGGGTGCGAGTGCGGTGAAGGCGAGCGCGGCGATACGGATCGCACGGCGCCGGACGCCGCTGGCATTATCGGTCATGAATTCCCCCCTGTAAGGAGCCCTTGGACGGCGCCCGTGATCCGGCGCCTGTCCGCTCGACGCACGGAGAAGGAGGGAGGCCTATCGGGGGTCATGGAATTGTCGCAAACACTCCTCGCGATGCTCGATTGTAACCGCAAAACCGGCCGAACGCCGAGCGGGCGTCCGGCCGGCTTCGTGCATCTCAGCGCCAGTATTCATGCCTCAACGAACCGTCGAAAACGGCCTTTCTTGAGGCAGCAGCGCTTGAAACCTCGCTCCCGACCCGCATGGGCACGGATCGTTGCGGCCGAGTTTTTCGACCAGTTCCTTGTCGCCATGGACGAAGCGCAAACCGCGCTTCACCTGCGTTTCCGAGGGGTAGCCCTGGCGGCGCTTACTGCTGCGCTCGAAAGCAGGGCAGGTCGAAAGTGGTGATGGTCTTGCGTGCCATGATGACCTCCTCTGGCTGTGGAGTTGCCGCCGATAGCCGATCCGGCGCCGCCGGGGAAGATCGGCCTGCGCGCGCCGTCAGTCATAAATCAGCGCGATCCCGCCGGGCAGCGTGATCATCCGCAGGCCAAGCAGCCTGGCGGTGTTGGCCAGCGCCACGTCCGGCGTCCGGGTGCTGAACGCGCCCGAGACGGTGCGGGCGCCGATGCCGGAGCCCAGTACGAACACCGGCGCCGCGCGGTAGCGCTGGATCTCCGCGACCACGTCGCGCAGCGGAGCGCGGTAGAAGATGATCTGCCCTTCGCGCCAGGCGAAGGCGGCCGAGGCATCGTAAACCGGCTGCCGCTGCGCCGCGCCGCTTTCGACGAAGGCCTGCTGCCCGGCAGTGAGGATCAAGTTGCTTGCTGGATTCTCGGAGGGGCCGAACCGCACCCTGCCCTGCGCCACCGTCACAGTGGTCCGCGCGCCGTCCATCCGCACGTTGAAATGGGTGCCGAGCACGCGCACGCGGGAATCCCCGGCGGCGATGGTGAAGGGATGCGCCGGATCGCGGGCGACGTCGAAGAACGCCTCGCCGCGCAGCAGCTTCACTTCGCGTCGCCCCGGGGCAAAGCGCAGGTCGATCGCCGAGCCGCTGTTGACCGCGACATGGGTGCCGTCGGGCAAGCGCATGTCGCGGGTCTCGCCGGTCGCGGCGATGCCGTCGGCCTGCAGCCGCAGCGCCAGCTCGGGCACTGTCCAGAATCCGGTCACCAGCACCGCCGCGCAAGCCGCCAGCATGCCGATCCGCCGGCGCCGCGGGGCGAGGGCATGCTCACGAGCGGCGGCGTCGCGCGCGGCGGGCTGCACTGCCTCGCGCAGCGCGCCCATCTCGAACCATGCGAACTCATGCGCCGGGCGTTCCGCCAGCCAGACTTCGAACGCCGCGCGCTCATCCAGCCCGTGCGGCCCGGAGAGCCGCTCGGCCCACAGGGCCGCCGCCTCGAGTTCGTCGAGACCCGGCTCCTCGAATTCGGGTACGATCGCTTCCATCATGTCCTCTCGACGCACGGTCTGATCCGCGTGCCCATCCTTCCGGTCTTTTCCGTTATTATCGTTCATGGCCATAGACCTGCCTGGACCAGCCGCTCGCGGATATGCGCGTGCGCGGCGGCGAGCTGGTGCTTGACGGTCTTCTCGGCGATCCCGAGCCGCAGGCCCGCTTCCTTCGCAGTCAGCCCCTCGCCCCGGCACAGCAGGAAGGCCTTGCGCCGGGCCGGCGGCAATTCATCGACCACGATCCTCAAGTAATCCACCGCACGCCGGGCCATGTAGCTGCGCTCCGCATCGGGCGCGGTGCTCGCGACGCCGGCGGGATCCGCCTCGGTATCATAGAAAGCGGCACGAAAGCGGTTGCGCCGCAACCAGTCGAGCGCGAGATTGCCGGCGACGCGCTGGAGGAACGCCTCGGGATTGGCGATTTCGAACGGTGCTCCATCGGAGGCGCGGGCAACCCGCAACCATACTTCCTGCAGCAGATCCTGCGCGGTGTGCTCGCAGCCGGTGCGGCGGCGCAGGAAAGCGGCGAGCGCGGGGCCGAGGCGCAGATAGGCTTGATAGAGCGGCGCCAGTCCTTCCGGCACGCCATCGGCCAGCGCCCGCGCGGTGCGGGCCTGCGCCAGAGACACCACCGGATCGCCCGCCTTTCCGCCCAATCGCCAGCCCTTTCGGCAGCCGGAGTGCCGCCACCATGACGGTCTACCCCATCGCTCGACGCGCGGGGAGCGGGATGGGCCTATCGCGCGCGCGAATTATTTTCGGCCGGCGTCACTCCGCGGGATTATACCTCTGGACGAAGGCGACCGCCGCTTCGAGCATCTGCTTGCGCGTTTCTGCGCGCGAGAGCCAGTGGTCCTCCGACTTGAGTTCGACGAACTGGTAGGGCTTGCCTGCATCCTTGAGTGCATCG
Coding sequences within it:
- a CDS encoding TonB-dependent siderophore receptor, which encodes MTDNASGVRRRAIRIAALAFTALAPALLANAAHAQTEVAEKSFNLDIPAQTLARSMATLSTQTGLQVVYADDAPLATNAPAVKGRMTVEQALARLTVGTGFTYRFTGPGVVTLVKVPVGNGADGEVVTGVVSVEGVQGNGSPYFGGAGQAAGVNGTNGSRDITATEGTGSFTSGALTIGSKVPQALRDVPQSVSVLTSARLEQQNVTDFTTAMKQLPGITLVQGTTSLETDFYSRGFAISNLQVDGGAPLSLGYGFYPQIDMSVYDHVELLRGADGLMSGYGDPSGTVNLVRKKPLDHAQYSVEAQAGSWSNYRVVADATSPLALDGKLRGRLVMTYQDNHYFYDTAKDNKNLIYGIAEFDATPTTLITVGINYTKQDSIPWSGGLPRYLNGDDLKLPRSTSFVFPWNRWDFDTLELFAGLEQKIGSEWNLKVNITQNRQNSTQKIGYSSGAVNPNNAVGPMLIGTYNDQASKQLSTEAVLSGAFILFGQRQEVTVGASRVDSDSGGRINYASLVAGTLAAPYQPYPGGPLFYTGSPNGRRPPIDVFDFDSTDPLYTEPRGTLPSSSQPVLDQLQWGAYLNLRLTAFDRLHLTTGLRWSRFAYKNEGDQLCTITTSYCAGKAIGDSYLVTATQYAKNDFSWPPPVNVSFDITRSLTAYVGYTDIYRSQAYQVSVDKNPLPPITGSNWEAGLKWAAADGRLNLSVAAYRIQQDGFGIVDPDNPDSIEEGPGVFCCYVVSPDSSVSKGIDFEVTGELHRGWQISASYVYSENEQKSSGVVPGTPFLSIQPKHLYKLWMSYDFGAAGSVGALSGLTLSGGLNGQSSGYRSGSTCVRLDESVLPDALTGAQPCLPDGYEDYHFTVPAYALLSGRIDYRLSEHWSLAVNLENILDKTYYQTAGLSVSSGNWYGAPRSVTASIRAKW
- a CDS encoding FecR family protein; translation: MMEAIVPEFEEPGLDELEAAALWAERLSGPHGLDERAAFEVWLAERPAHEFAWFEMGALREAVQPAARDAAAREHALAPRRRRIGMLAACAAVLVTGFWTVPELALRLQADGIAATGETRDMRLPDGTHVAVNSGSAIDLRFAPGRREVKLLRGEAFFDVARDPAHPFTIAAGDSRVRVLGTHFNVRMDGARTTVTVAQGRVRFGPSENPASNLILTAGQQAFVESGAAQRQPVYDASAAFAWREGQIIFYRAPLRDVVAEIQRYRAAPVFVLGSGIGARTVSGAFSTRTPDVALANTARLLGLRMITLPGGIALIYD
- a CDS encoding RNA polymerase sigma factor translates to MGGKAGDPVVSLAQARTARALADGVPEGLAPLYQAYLRLGPALAAFLRRRTGCEHTAQDLLQEVWLRVARASDGAPFEIANPEAFLQRVAGNLALDWLRRNRFRAAFYDTEADPAGVASTAPDAERSYMARRAVDYLRIVVDELPPARRKAFLLCRGEGLTAKEAGLRLGIAEKTVKHQLAAAHAHIRERLVQAGLWP